CGCGCTGTCAGTGGGGTCCGCGTGGTAGCGCTCCAGCAACGCCACGATGTCCAGCGGACGGGGCAGGATGATGCCGTCCACGAACAGCGTGGAGCCCGCGCGCTCCCGGGGGAGCACCGCCACGAGCGCGCCGTGGGAGCCCTGCATCACCTCGAAGAGCACCCGGCGGAAGAACCCTCGCGCGCGCTCGCGACTGTGCGTGGTGACGCCGGCCGTGACGACGTCCGCCAGCTCATCCATCACCTCTGGCGGAGAGGCCGACTCCACCCTCGCGCCGGACAGGTACACATGCCGGCACAGCCCTCCGCCCGAGCGCAGCTCCAGGATGTTGTCGGCGAGCTGAAGCACACCCACGACGCCCGCGCCCCTGTCCTCGACGCGGCGCAGCCGCTCCAGCGGCGTCTCCGCTAGAGGAAAGGGGTCCGTCCGGAAGACGCCGTAGGCGAAGCCCTCCGGGACGCGCAGGAGGTACAGCGCCCACCAGCGCCCCTGGCCCAGCGGCGCGCACTGCTTGAGCGCGCGCTGGATGGTGGCGCGCGAACGCGGACCGATGCCGATGGCAATCGGGTCATGCCCGCCCAGGTGTTCGAGCAGCTGTCCCAGGTCGTCTCCCACGAAGGCCATGGGAAACAGCGGAGCTCCCTCTTCGCGATAGCGCGACAGGGTGACGATGAGCTCTCCGATGGCGTCCGCCGTCAGCTCGCAGGACATGGATGCTTCGTCCAGGAACGTGCTGACGGCGTCGGTCAGCAGGTGGCGGAAGGACAGGACGAGAGGTGGGGAGCCCAGTCCGGCTGGGTCCGAGCCGTTCATGAGACCCACAGCATGGCGCATTGCCGCCGGGCACGCACGGACGGAGTGACAGCGGTCCAGGAGGCTCGTTCCCTCGCCGAGGCGTCATCGTGCGCCGATGTCCGCCGGTTCAGCCCCGGCTGATGCAGGGTGTCAGCGCCGCTGGGTACACTCGGGACTCAGGGCCCGTCAGGACAAGCCTGCCCGGGCCTCGTCCAGGCGGGCCGCCGTCTGGTTCCAGTCGCTGGCCAGCCCGTCGAGCTGCTCCAGGATGTCGGAGAAGTACCGCGCCTCCAGGGCCTTCGACAGGGTCGCGCCGTGGGCATCCGCCCACTTCTTCGTGACACGAGCCCGCACCTGGGCGCCCAGCAGGTCCACGAAGCGCTCCATCAGCGGCGTGGACAGCAGCGTGCCCGCCCAGACGACCGCGTCATGGCCCATGCCGCCCGTGGCCACCGTCACGGCCGCCGCCGCGCCTGACGGTACGGAGTACACCAGCGTCGTCAGTGTCTGGAGAATCTCCTCCCGCATGTCGCCCTGAAGCTCCGCGGAGACCAACTCCCGGCAGTACGCATACAGCGTGGCCCGGTCCGCCGCGTGCGCGTGCAGGGGCTCGAAGCCCAGCGGCTCCTCCAGCTTCGTCAGCGTCACCGGGCCGAAGGCTTCCTCCAGCTTCGTCCGCGTCTGCGCGTCGGCGCGCCACGCGGCCACTTCCGGCGCGAAGGCATCCACCAGCCGCCGCACTCCGTCCTTCAGTGACTCGTCCACCGCGTGGGTCGGCGTGTCCGGGCCCGGGGCCTCGGGCGCGGTGAAGGACTCGCGCACCTTGCGCGTGACGAAGGTGAGCGCCGTGGCCAGCCCTCGGAAGGGCAGGCGCACCCACTTGTGGAACTGACTGCGCGCATCCAGTTCGTCGCGGAAGGCGTCGATGAGCACGTCCGCGGGCACGGCCTTCAGCGCCGCGTGCGCCCCCACCACGTCCAACTCGTGGCGCAGTCGCTTGCGGAGCCGGTCGGGCTCCCGCGCCGCCTCCGAGGCCGCGCGCGACACGGCCTCCATCTCCGCGCGCGCATCCGCGAGCGAGGCTTCCAGCGCCCGGGCCTTCAGCTCGCGCGCGTGTTCGGCCTGTCCTAGCAGCGCCCCCAGCGCGGGCTTCCCGTCCAGGGGCTCCGTGGCCAGGGGCTTCAGCCCCGCCTCCACGTCGGGCTGGTGCGGCGCCAGGTAGCGCGCCAGCGCCGGGTGGCCCACGTCCTCGGCGAGCTTGTCCAGGTGCCCGCGGGCCACCTCCTCGCGCGTGGCCTCGTTATAGACGAGCAGGTACGGCCGCCCATGCCCCACGGCCGCGCGCAGGAAGTCCACCAGCGCGGCGTTCTGGTACGTCTGTCGGCTCACCACGAACGCCAGCACGTCCACGGTGACGAGCAACGCCTCCGCGCGCTCGCGGTTGTCGCGGTACACGCTGTCGAAGTCCGGCGTGTCCATGACGAGCAGCCCGCGAGGCACCGCGTCCGACAGCGTCAGGTACAGCCGGCCCGGAGGCCCCGCCTGGTCCACGGGCGCCGCGTCGCCGGAGGCCACGAGCACGATGTCATAGCGCCGCGTCAGGAAGTCCTTCAGCGGCCCGGTCCACGTCTCCGGGTGGGCCGCCGCCAGGCACTGCTTGGTGAGCCCGCCCTCGGGCCTCGCGGGGGACAGCGCCGCGCCCACCAGCGAGTTGAAGAGGGTGGACTTGCCCACGTTGTTGGGACCGGCGATGGCCACCAGCAGCAGCGGGGAGTCCGCGGAGCCCAGGCGGGGGAGCAGGTCGCGGCGCAGGCGTTCGGCCAGACGGCGCGCGAGCTCGGCGTCCGAGGCGTCCGGGAAGCGCTCGGGAGCGGGCAGGGCGTCCAGGGCGGACGCGAGGCAGGTGCGCAGGGTGTACGGGTCTCTCATCACCAGAAGTCCTCGCACCACAGCACGCGGGACGCCCCGTGCCCAGGCACTTGTCCCACCAGGTGTCGGCCGGGGACAGAGCGGGTGGAGCGCGGTAGGGTGGTCCCATGCGCCTTCTCGCCGCCTGCCTGCTCCTGTCGGGGCTCGTCGCCTGCACCGCCGCGAATACGAATGCCCCCGCGGCCGCCGCGTCTCACGCCAAGGGCCCGTTGCCCTTCATCGAAGACGACTACGCCCGCGCGCTCGCCGAGGCCCAGGCGAAGGGGCTCCCCCTCTTCGTCGATGTCTGGGCGCCCTGGTGTCACACGTGCCGGTCGATGAAGGCCTACGTCCTGTCCGACGCGTCGCTGGCCCGGCACGCGGACCGCTTCGTGTGGCTGGAGGTGAACACCGACCTGACGTCGAACGCGGCGTTCCAGGAGAAGTATCCGGTGGAGTTCTGGCCCACGCTGTACGTCATCGACCCGCGCCAGGAGAAGGCCTTGCTGCGCTTTGCCGGCAGCGCCACCGTGGCGCAGTTGGAGAAGCTCTTCGAGGACGGTGAGCGCGCGTACAAGGGCGGCATCACCGGCGCCGAGGCCCTGCTGGCTCGCGGGGACGCGCTCTATGCGGAGGGCCGTTCGGCCGAAGCCGCGGAGACGCTCGTGGAGGCCCTGGCCGAGGCGCCCGCGGACTGGTCCCGCCGGGGCCGTGCGGTGGAGTCGCTGCTGACGGCGATGTACGGCGCGAAGCAGCACGAGGCGTGCGCGCACAAGGCATTGGAGGAGCTCCCGAAGACGCCCCGCTCGCTGTCCTGGGCCAATGGCGCTCTCTTGGGCATGTACTGCGTGCTGTCGCTGCCGGAGGACCACGCGGGCGGGGCGGAGCTGCGCGGCGGCCTGGAGGCCAAGGTGGCCGAGGCCCTGGCGCCCCCGGCCATCGAGATGTCCGCGGATGACCGCTCCGGCCTGTACGAGGTGCGCGTGCAGGCGCGAGAGGTGGCGAAGGACACGGCGGCCGTGAAGGCCCTGTCGGAGGAGTGGCTGGCGTTCCTGGAGGCCGAGGCGGCGAAGGCGCCCAATCCCCAGGCGCGGACGGTGTTCGACTCGCACCGCATGCTCGCGGCCATGAAGCTGGAGACGCCCGCCCGGGCGATTCCCGCGCTCGAGCAGAGCGAGAAGGACCTGCCCCAGGACTACAACCCGCCCGCGCGCCTTTCGACGCTGTACCGGCTCGTCGGCCGGCTGGATGACGCGCTCGCCGCCAGCGACCGTGCGCTGGCGCGCGTCCAGGGCGCGCGGCGGTTGTCGGTGTTGTCGGGCCGCGCGGACATCCTCGTGGCGCGCCAGGACACGGCGTCCGCCGTGAAGACGCTGGAAGAGGCCATCACCTTCGCGAAGTCGCTGCCCGCCTCGCAGGTGTCGCCGCGCACGGTGGCCGGGCTGGAGAAGAAGCTCAGCGGTCTTCAGGCCTCGGCGCGGTAGCCGCCGCGCGGGTGTCCAGGTCGAACAGCTCGTAGTCCGGGGCCTGGCACTCGCGCATGGCTCCGTCGGTGAACACCAGCATCGCGGTGCCGGGTGCTGGTGGAGGCGGCGCGCCGTGGGCGTAGTCCACGCGCGTTCCATCCGTGACGAAATGCCGCAGCACGCCGTCGCGGGCGCCGTCGGGTGGCATCCCCAGCATCGCGCGGCTTCGCTTGTCGCGTGTATGGCCCACCACCTGCGTCAGGCCCGTGGGCAGCCGCCTCGGGTCGAAGCGGCGCCGGGGCGTGCCGCGCACGCGCTCGGCGTCCTCGGGCAGCAGGCTGGGGCGCTGGTAGAAGATGCCCGTGCCCTCGCCGTGGGCCGCGTCGCCTGGGTGGTGCAGCCCCGGAATGACGAGCGGACCTCGAGTCCAGCCCGCTACCGCCGCATCCAGGGCCGCGTTCAGCGCCGCCGCCACCAGGTTCGCGTCCTCGCGCTGGGCGGGAGGCAGGCGCGTCACGTCCAGGTCCTCCTGTGTGACGCCCGCGTGCAGCACCAGCAGGTCAGGGGCCGCGGCATGGGCCACGCGGAAGCGCTTCACCCGCAGCAGGTGCTCCACCCAGGTGCGCTGCGCCGCGCGGAAGTTGCCGAAGTCGCGGGCCACCAGCTCCGCGGAAGGAACTTCGGGCCAGCGCGCGAGGAACGCCTGCTCCGCCGCTTCGTCCGTCGCGCCTCCCTGGTAGATGCGGTCCGCTTCGGCCTGGGCCTCGGCGAAGCGCGCATCCGTGAAGCCGGCCAGCTCGCCCACTCGCGCCAGGTCGTGGTTGCCCAGCAGCATCACCGCTTGGGTCGCCGGGTGGGCGGCCAGCCACGCCACCAGCGCCAGCCCACTGGCGGCGGCGGACTCTCGCTCGGCGGGCTTGCCCCAGTCGAAGTGGTCGCCCACCGAGATGAGCTGCACGTCGGAGCGAAGCCACCCCTCGCCGGTCAGCAGTCCGTGGTGCGCCAGGATGGCCAGGACCTGGTCCAGGTCGGCTTGCGGGTCCCCCATGACGAGCCGGCGCCGCCAGACATGGTCCTCCGCTGGGACGGAGCGCGGCGCCTCCGCCGCGGCCTCGGTGGCCCGCGCGAGCGCGGCCTGGATGGATGACGTCTTGCTCACGAGCTCTGGAAGAACCGGGCGATGAGCGCCGAGCGGCTTTCCACCTGTGCCTTGCTTAGCAGATGCGTGACGTGGACCTCCACCGTGCGCTCGGCGCAGCCCAGCCGGCCGGCGATGGACTTGTTCGTCTCGCCCTGGATGATGTGCGTCAGCACCTCGGACTCGCGCGCGGTGAGCGACCAGCGCGCCGACAGTGCCTGCACGCGCGCGGCGGCGCTGGACGCGGTGCCGGTGTCGATGGCCAGGTAGTGCGGTGGCAGGCCGGTGGTGAGCAGCGGCGTCATGGTCAGCGGGCCGGAGCAGGGAATGCCCTGGGCGCCGCGGCGCAGGGACTCCATCAGCTCCGGGTCATGCCGTTCCAGCCGCGCTCGGCCGGCATTGTTGGCGTGCACCACGCGGCCACTGGAGCTGACAATCCAGGCCGCGCGCCCCAGCGCCTCCATGGCGACCTGCAGCGCCGTGGACATCAGGCCCGACTCGCGCAGCCGCGTCTCCATGGTCAGCCGCCGCTGGAGCGCGGGCGTCAGGGCCTGGAGCAGGCGCTGCTCGCGCTCGGTGAAGGGCTCGGCGCGGGCCAGGCCCACCCAGCCCAGGAGCACCGGCCCATCACAGACGAGCGTGCGCAGCCATTGCATGTTCTCCACGCCGAGCTGCCGGAATATCGCCGCGGAGCGGGCGCTGATGCGCTCCCGGGTGCCCTCCAGCGATTCCTCGCTCATGCCCAGCCGGCGCCCCACCTCG
This genomic stretch from Myxococcus virescens harbors:
- a CDS encoding thioredoxin family protein produces the protein MRLLAACLLLSGLVACTAANTNAPAAAASHAKGPLPFIEDDYARALAEAQAKGLPLFVDVWAPWCHTCRSMKAYVLSDASLARHADRFVWLEVNTDLTSNAAFQEKYPVEFWPTLYVIDPRQEKALLRFAGSATVAQLEKLFEDGERAYKGGITGAEALLARGDALYAEGRSAEAAETLVEALAEAPADWSRRGRAVESLLTAMYGAKQHEACAHKALEELPKTPRSLSWANGALLGMYCVLSLPEDHAGGAELRGGLEAKVAEALAPPAIEMSADDRSGLYEVRVQAREVAKDTAAVKALSEEWLAFLEAEAAKAPNPQARTVFDSHRMLAAMKLETPARAIPALEQSEKDLPQDYNPPARLSTLYRLVGRLDDALAASDRALARVQGARRLSVLSGRADILVARQDTASAVKTLEEAITFAKSLPASQVSPRTVAGLEKKLSGLQASAR
- a CDS encoding metallophosphoesterase yields the protein MSKTSSIQAALARATEAAAEAPRSVPAEDHVWRRRLVMGDPQADLDQVLAILAHHGLLTGEGWLRSDVQLISVGDHFDWGKPAERESAAASGLALVAWLAAHPATQAVMLLGNHDLARVGELAGFTDARFAEAQAEADRIYQGGATDEAAEQAFLARWPEVPSAELVARDFGNFRAAQRTWVEHLLRVKRFRVAHAAAPDLLVLHAGVTQEDLDVTRLPPAQREDANLVAAALNAALDAAVAGWTRGPLVIPGLHHPGDAAHGEGTGIFYQRPSLLPEDAERVRGTPRRRFDPRRLPTGLTQVVGHTRDKRSRAMLGMPPDGARDGVLRHFVTDGTRVDYAHGAPPPPAPGTAMLVFTDGAMRECQAPDYELFDLDTRAAATAPRPEDR
- a CDS encoding helix-turn-helix transcriptional regulator, producing MIRLNSEEQGLLTDLEAMLVEAEPGTESLPPVLGALREALRAERAVAYGVDVGPERYHASYAHCAGFPLPAATVHAAIENQVSAWGEPWGWFNPARPEPAQRNRALHFRSLTETETARQLPLHDLSASEVGRRLGMSEESLEGTRERISARSAAIFRQLGVENMQWLRTLVCDGPVLLGWVGLARAEPFTEREQRLLQALTPALQRRLTMETRLRESGLMSTALQVAMEALGRAAWIVSSSGRVVHANNAGRARLERHDPELMESLRRGAQGIPCSGPLTMTPLLTTGLPPHYLAIDTGTASSAAARVQALSARWSLTARESEVLTHIIQGETNKSIAGRLGCAERTVEVHVTHLLSKAQVESRSALIARFFQSS
- a CDS encoding GTPase domain-containing protein, with translation MRDPYTLRTCLASALDALPAPERFPDASDAELARRLAERLRRDLLPRLGSADSPLLLVAIAGPNNVGKSTLFNSLVGAALSPARPEGGLTKQCLAAAHPETWTGPLKDFLTRRYDIVLVASGDAAPVDQAGPPGRLYLTLSDAVPRGLLVMDTPDFDSVYRDNRERAEALLVTVDVLAFVVSRQTYQNAALVDFLRAAVGHGRPYLLVYNEATREEVARGHLDKLAEDVGHPALARYLAPHQPDVEAGLKPLATEPLDGKPALGALLGQAEHARELKARALEASLADARAEMEAVSRAASEAAREPDRLRKRLRHELDVVGAHAALKAVPADVLIDAFRDELDARSQFHKWVRLPFRGLATALTFVTRKVRESFTAPEAPGPDTPTHAVDESLKDGVRRLVDAFAPEVAAWRADAQTRTKLEEAFGPVTLTKLEEPLGFEPLHAHAADRATLYAYCRELVSAELQGDMREEILQTLTTLVYSVPSGAAAAVTVATGGMGHDAVVWAGTLLSTPLMERFVDLLGAQVRARVTKKWADAHGATLSKALEARYFSDILEQLDGLASDWNQTAARLDEARAGLS